The window ATCATGGGGGTAAAATTGAACTTGGGTTTCTACTTTCTACCATAGGGGCAACATTGAGCCATTTTGTAgaataagggtaaaattgatatCCACCAGTAATCTTAGGGAGAAATTTGACCCTTATCACATTTTGTTTCCAGGACCTTGACTCTTCTTccatctaattttttttttttttttttttttttccaatagtCCTGAAGCCTGTGCAGCTATCTTATGGAAGACTGCAAAAGCTTCTCCAAAGGTTTATAAACCGCCTCCCCACTGTTACGGTTGTTAATTAGGAGATTTGTTGCTTATTTTATAGTACATAAGACCTATTTTCCGTAATGCAGGCTGCTGAGAAGTTGAAGATCACTGCTACTGAGTTGTGCAAATTGCAAATTGCTGATGGCATCATCCCGGTAATAATAGTCTCTATTTCATGTCTTCAGCGCGTCTCttgcttcttttctttctttctcgttttatttttcttctctgTGCATTTTACTTTTAGATCTTTTTGATACAACGTAGGAGCCTTGTTCTCCAAACAATCAATTTGGTAAATTGCGGGCTGTTGGTCATATTACTTAATGAGACAAATATGTTAAACTTCAATATAAATTCAGTTACTGAGAGCGTCTCCAAGAGACTCATTTGCTAGGCTCTTAAGTTCAATTTTGAGGAGTTTGTGGCAAACTCCAACTCCAATAGCCTCTTAGTTTAGTtcctcctcaaatcactaagggTCTCTATATCCTCTCTATTATTGAGAAGGCTCTCTCCCCTCCTTACGCCCTCCTTATTccattttctattaataatttattattgagtctCTAATATAACAATAcataatgataaaaataaataaataaggagAGTGTGAGTGAGTATGatgagtattgttggagatgaaatGTATTTTAATGTCTTAAAAGGCTAAgagtcaattgtttatattatttttagaaagtgAACTAAGAGTTTCTTGGAGATGCTCTGAGtatcctttttttcttttgtcgTGTCCTTGTGATTAGTCACTCTTTAATGTATTTTATCAATAAGATCTTGATGTTAGTTTTTCTTACATCGGAGAGGatttcttttttcaattttaacagGAACCGCTCGGTGGTGCACATGCAGATCCATCCTGGACCTCACAACAGATAAAGAATGCAATAAATGAACATATGGATGTGAGTGCAGCatataattgtttttatttGCATTTTGCAATAATCTTAACTATAAACTATAGACCTTTATTAATGTTGCCCAAATTTGAGTATATTTGACAAAAAAGGTGCAACATAGCCAATTTAGCTAGTTTAAAACTGAGTATTAGTTGACTGGGGTTTATATCCTAATGTTACTACATGGGGGTTTGGCAGGAGCTCAAGAAGATGGACATACCAGATCTGCTAAAACACCGTATGCTCAAGTTCCGAAAAATAGGTGGATTCCAAGAGGGAATTCCAATTGATCCCAAGAGAAAAGTCAAcatgaaaaagaaagaagagccGGTTGCAGGAAAGACTCCAGTGATAGAGTTGGAGGGTGAAGTTGAAAAACTGAAAGAGCAAATATCGAAAGCCAAGGAGTCATCTAGCAAGCCTCCACAACTGGCTCTGGATGAGATGATTGGAAAACTGAAAAGGGAGGTTGATCTTGAATATTCTGAAGCAGTTAAAGCAATGGGTTACGCAGATAGGTTTTCTGCTTTGCGAGAAGAGTTTAGGAACGCAAGTTCAAAGGACCAATTCATGCATCCAGTTCTGATGGACAAGATTGAAAAACTTAAGAACGAATTTACTCAAAACCTGTCATTAGCTCCTAATTATGCAAGTCTAAAATATAAACTTGATATGTTGGCAGAATTTTCTAAAGCCAAGAGCATCACCGAAAAGAAGGTAAAAGGCATGAAATTGAAGGAGGAAATCAATAAGAAACTTAGAGAAGTCCTGGATCGGTCCGATATCAAGGAGAAGATGGAAGCATTAGAGGCTGAAGTTCAAGATGGTGAATTAGATGAGCAGATGAAGGAGAAAATAGTCACGATGAGGAAAGAGATAGAATTGGAATTGGCAAATGTTCTGAAATCGACAGGGTTAGACGTTGAGATTATTAGGTCAAAGACCAAAGAACTCAGTGAGCAGACCTTATTCCCAGACTTGAAGTCCAAAGTGCAAAGTTTGAACGAACAGACAAACAAGAAAATTGAAGATTCAATTAATTCATCAGATCTTAAAAACATGATTGATGTGCTGAAGTTGGAGTTAGCAAAGGCAGGGCAGAAACCTGATGCACaagctaaaaataaaattgaggcTTTAGAGCAACAAATAAAACATAAGCTCTCGGCTATAATTAACTCTTCAGAATTAAAGGACAAGCATGAAGAGCTGCTAGGGGAGATCTCTAAGGCCATAGAAGTAGTTGGAGGCTCAGATGGAAGTCTGAAATCTGATGACACAGCAAATGGGAGTTCCTCGGTGGATAAACCAAGAGTCGGGTTCAATGTTGGTGTAAACCGCAGCTTTGCTTAGAGTGAgttcttttcttattattgcTTTTCCTCATGCATTTAACTTGGATGTTTATTTTCTGTTTCAAGTTTGTTACTGCAGCCATTAGGATGAGAATGCTAATCATAAGACCatatttttcttctcttctgaACTTCCATGATGTATTCTCATGCCATTGCTTATCCATTTGGGATTTTCCAAACTGTTTGATCAACTTCAAGGAGTTCTTTTATAGTAAATAAATGGAAAAAGGGTCGATTAACTTGTGAGCATCAATTTGGTTTTTCAACttgcgattttttttttttgtcaaattagtCCAAAATGACAAGTGTGAAGAAACTATGAATCATATGTTGAGACGTCTCTTTTGTGGACTAACTTGACTgaaaatgctttttttttttttttgactaaTTTGATTGAAAATGCAAAGTCGTGGAATAAATTGATATCCAAAGTCAATTTCGGGCAAATTGATCTTGCAAGCTAACTTGACCCTTTATCTGTGTTAGATATCCCACATTAATTAGGGAGTTATATGGCTTCTTACATATGCGAGTCAATTCTCTTCTTTTGAAGTTCCTTTGGGAGTTAAGCATTTATTTGCATGGTATTAGAGCTATGTATTCAATGTTGGGTACCCATTGATATTTGTTTCACACTCATGATTTGGGCGTGAGGGTGGTGTGTTAGATTTCCCACATAACTATATGCCTCCTTATATAATTACCCTTTAGGGTAAGTTAGGCCTTTATTTACAATCCGTGAACAAAAACAAACACGAGCAAGTTTATGACTTCTATTCAGTGATTGTAAATTTTCATTCAGAAGCTTATATGTTGACTTGTATTGCTTGTTCTTCACCATTTTGCAGCATCTCTTCAATAGTTATTCCACCATGAAAAATGCCATAGGAACAATCTGCAGTTTACAAGTTAAGGAATCAGAGCAGCGTGAAGTAAGAACAGTGCAACATCTACATGTATTCAAACTGCTGCCAACAATGAACTGTCACTGTTAGTTTTTGCAAAGGAATGAGCAAGTTCTTGCTTCTGTGGTAGAGTGAGAATCACAGCGCTTTTTTCAAGTCCATTTTGAATTGAGCTTTTATAGATTATGAAAACTTTTAAATTTATCCTTTTTTAAGTTATGTGATAGAATCTGTTTCAATTGCTATTTGTAGACAAAAACAGTGTGTAAAATATGTTTGGGAAGGGATACAAATAACATACTTTGAAGCATCAGGAATAATACGTTGTGACTTTTTAATTGATAATGGCTGTTTGGTGTTTCTTTGGACGGTTTGTTGATAGTGTTTTCTTAGTCAGTGTTAGTAGCTTTCCAATGATTACTTATTGACTAGGTATGGCAACGGTTAAGATTATCCCGGATTCTAATAGGATTATCCAAACTCTGTGTAAAAGGTTCAAGGCGGGTATAGGTTCAAAAATTTTTACTCGTAATCGGTATGAGACAGATATGGGATTATCCCTCTGGGTATCCACTACTCGTTACCTATTATATATTAAAGTGAAAATTATCATTGTATGAAAATTAACTATTTATTttggataattaatttattagtccctatattttgacaaaacatactgtttagtccctgtattttcaaaaacacatggtaaggtccctaacttttttcccagtgaactgtttagtccttccgtctgtttgttagatttttttaccgtttatgacttcagaaatgacgaaattaccctttactatttaccttcaaacttcagaagaggaaatccaatttagaagaagaagctatttgtatggagaataagaaaaagaaccgatacaatgcttacgaatttgaacgattaagaagaaaatcaagaaaaagaacattcaaaattgatttcagatgcattagagtttaaaggaaaggaaaataaaggaaaagaagaacgcaaatccaaattgactaacagaatcttcatgagagtctaacggcagggactaaacagtttactgagaaaaacgttagggactaaacagttcactgagaaaaacattagggactttaccatgtgtttttgaaaatatagggactaaacagtgtgttttatcaaaatatagggactaataaattaattacccatttaTTTTTAGTGTGCTTTAATTTCTTGATAATTTGAGTAATTTAGAATATTTAAATTCACaatatttgttaaatttgtgaatgatttattaaagttatgttttgttaaatttgttatttactttttttttttttgtgtgttgaTTACGAACGGGTAATGGTACCCATGGGTACTTACGAATTAAATGAGAAGAGTATGAGATTTGAAAATTAAACCGTTTAGAGTAATGAGAtggtaatttaaaaaataaattggtAAGGGTATGTTATTGGTATTATCTGGGGGCATTCTATCTGTTGCCATCCCTACTTATGACTAGTGGAGGATCTAGAAATTTTCGAGATGGGAGCGAGATTTTTAgtgatttttcttttaaaagtGTTTTAAAAACGATATCATTTTAATCAAGTTAAGCGAATAATAgattattataataaaatttagtGGATCAATAGgtcaatttaaataaattaaagtgACTAATCGAATTAACAATGACGGAATCACAGGCTAAGACGGTAAGGGTAAGATTGTAAGGGGCTACTCTCCCCTTTCCCTCCCTTCAGTGAGCGCCTACTAAGACGATGTTTGGTTGTTCATTTTCATGCTcttgtttgcattttcactttaaaattgtgattttatgtgtttggttaggttttatcttttacaTCCGAAAAatagccttttacaaaagtaggaaatctctgctttttggaaaaacaacattttccaacagcaaaccgtaacaataTCCATACATGTAACTTATTAAATCTTTAACCTTTTCCTTTTATCACATTAAGCTCCTGTTTCATGAAGTAAACTTTGAATATATATTTGGCTTAATATGATCTTTTAATCATTTTATTGTAATAAACCAATTCAATAGAAGAAAGGTGATTCTaatatcattaaattattttactcAAATATGATTTTGTCTCATAGGCACGGGCTAGATAGTCTGATTTAGCATAATACAAAGaaggaaaaagtataaaaataaactttatggTTTGAACCATTTTTAACCATGaaccatgtggtttaaaagtttgtaaaatggtaccatgtacttcaatCTGTTAGTAAATATAAGCATTTCTGTGTGTTAAAAATGCTGAGATGGTAGTCAAAGTCAAAAGGtttaaagggtaattttatccTTTTATATATCCTATATTttctaatttattatatttttaaaattttaaatcttaCCCAATTGACAAGTGACACCTCATCTTTCCCCTCTCtaatctctcctcttctctcaCCTCACCATCGATGTTCATCTCCTTCGTCGAGACATCCTGAAATTCTCAATCACCGGCGACATAATCTCAAGCCCACTTTTCCAATAAATTCCCATTTTAGCAGCCAAAAAAATCTGAAGTTGCTCCCACTTCTCTATTATCTGATCAACAGCAACAAAAACCAATCCCCCTCAACAGCACCGGACAAGACTTgaattctttgataaaaaaatcaatttatttatgaCAGAAGAAAGGATAAATTATTGCCAGAAATATATCCACCGCTCCAAATGTTTTTgttctcttctctctcttctgAAACACAGAAGATGATAATGGCTGTTTGCAAAAGCAGATTGAGATGGAAACTGTTGCATACGAGAATCATCGTCTCAGAGATGATGAAGATGATACGAAAGGAATCGGAATTTCTCTTCTTTGTCGTCGTCTTCTTCTGGTGATTGAATAATTAGAGAGGTGAAGATTAAAATTATGAAGAGAGAGCTTCAAAAATTAATGGAGAGAGTTGAAAAGCAAGGTTTGACAATGAAGAAAGTTATGGTTAATGAGTTTTGAATCGTTCTGTTAAATTTGATGatcaatttcatccttccatgcgaattCGTTCATTTCTTCGTTAATCGGAGATATGAATGATAACAAACAGACCATAGTCATCATCGACGTTTcagaagagagagaagagaacaacgaagaagaagagagaaaatgTCAAAAATGACCCTCTGACTTTTTGACCAAGGTTGCCACATCATCAAtgttttaacggtgttaaaatttgGACTGCTTTTGCTAACGAAACGTACCACATGGTACcattttacaaacttttaaaccacatagttcATGTTTGAAAATGgtccaaaccacaaggtttatttttatacttttccctacaAAGAATGACCATTATACTTGTAAGTCGGGATACAAGGCATATGACGAGTTGAACAATGGTTAAGCTAACGTTTGTGGTTGGGAATCGGTTTGGGGTTTACATATACCGTctaaaattaagtttttttttttgtgtgtgtggcGAGCTGTCTACAATTGTTTACTAACAAAGTTGCGGCTTCATTTCCGGAATATGGACGTCTCTTTAGAATGTGTTATTTGTGGGGCGGAGGTGGAACATACATGGCACTTATTCTTTCAATGCCTGTTTGCTATCTCTTGTTGGTCTTCTGTAGTTCTGTCAATTCCTTGGGATGCTGATGCGGAGTTCGAGATTTTTTCCTCCACTTGTAGTGTGGCTGGAGAAAGCAGCTATGGTTCTTTAGGTGATTTGGGGGCAACATAACGAGCAGCTATGGAATGGTAGGTGATTTGGGGGCAACGCGGCTATGGTTCTTTAGGTGATTTGGGGGCAACGTAACGAGCAGCTATGGAATGGTAGGTGATTTGGGGGCAACATAATAAGCAGCTATGGAATGGTAGGCTGCTATCGCCTGGCGCGGCTGTGGAAAACGGACTCCATTCTTTTAACTGTTGGAAAGAGCAGCAACGGCGGTGTTGGCAGCAGGCTCTGCTGCTGGTACTGGATCAGCCCCTGCGTCATGTTCGTCGTGGCAGAAACCCTGTGCTGGGGCATTCAGCTGCAACGCCGATGCTTGCTTGTTCTCCTCTGTTAGTTGCTCCGGCTAGGGATAAAATATAGAGATTCCAAAAGCAAAAGGCAGCATGTGAGATGTATTTATAGATATTgaactataatttttaaattaaatgctCTTGATATTACTTACTGAACtgatggaattttttttttgacacaaaaaaatgaaaattaattaatgatcAGCAGCAACAGCAAGAACCGTATAGAGAAAAGCGGGAGCGACAGAAAGCCACTCGCCCCTAGACAAAACATCACCTACCAATCGCGTAAGTTTGTGAGCAGCACAATTTGCTGATCTCCTAATAAAATGAATGTAACAATTTACTGAACTGATGGAATGGATCAGCTATAGTTGCACATACGAGACATGGCATTTTTTTaccataccagcactaatgcaccggatcccatcagaaatccgaagttaaacgtgcttgggcgagagtagtactaagatgggtgaccttttgggaagtcctcgtgttgcaccccaaAACtttaactccgcctgtgagggccacttggtggcctttacagccggtcccaagtccggacaaaggaggagggttgcggtaggtttgtggcggccagcgtaaaacttagccacatcttatgacatgaaccatactaTAAAAATCATtagggcgttccctactcagcgacgcgctgcacttcctagacccgggtgtagtgataaatgtgcaagggttgctaggctgtcgccccgaagcggcgcgccaccccaagacccgggggtggtgtcaaatatgcaagggttgcaggtaaataagctagtccacggtaatggtaggggtaggggtaagggtagtaggttacgctttgggacatggaacataggttctttgacaggaataTTAGCTGAAATtatagatgttatgaagaggaggagaataaatataatgtgtctacaagaaaccaagtgggttggagccaaggctggAGAGATAGCTCcatggggttataagctttggtactcaggaaaggataagggtagaaatggagtaggtattcttattgataaggagtatattgatgatgtagtagcggtgtctaggaagagcgatagaattatgagtgttaagctagtgataggggatgaggttgtgaatgtcattagtgcatatgcgccacaaataggattagatgtctctataagacaagctttttgggaggacttagaggaagtggtgcaacatgttcctagggatgaaaaaatggtactggggggtgatctcaatggacacgtgggttctaggcgagatgggtttgagagtgttcatggagggtatggttttggagataagaatgaagcagtaaatgatattttggaattcgcatcagcttatgacttgagtatcatgaacacatggtttatgaagagaacatcccacttagtgacttatcggagtggcggtaatgcaagccaaattgacttcttcttagtaaggagtgcttggagaaagagttacaTTGATTGTAAGGtaatccctggtgagagtacgacaacccaacatagagtagtggtgcttgattttcgaagtaggaaatgtataagaaaacaaacaccacaagtagagactaagattaagtggtggaaattgcaaggggagaatcaacaaaaatttggggatgagatgaccaaaaaagatgtttggacttgtaatatggatttagatatagattcggtatggactaagatggagcatagtataagggaagtagcgaaggaagtgttgaaacacctttccacaagattttgatttgacaaaatcatttaagtttaaatccatgattaagagacaattaaatttaagtgctttgatttacttgtactaatccgtttgttcaatattgagtataaacataaatgcaaaaggaaataaaaattaagacaggacaaagtcagcatgagaacacagcacaagctgagtgaagagcaactcagcataatagaagataagtcatcttcagaacaacagcttaagaatgaagctgagtggaacggaactcagcataaaagaagtctgcttcagaactagatcttgcagaacgaagctgaccatggaagctgagtgaaaaagaactcagtatgagatttggtgacaatcaaagacaatgattatcgaagtaaagctgagtgatcttcaggacagcatgaatgatccgttagctaaaagacaaatccgacaactgtctgcaccaataattgaagccttggaattacgcaaaagccaaattccgagatgcatgggtcaactgttcatTGCTATAAGAtaaactgccgcaagaagacaaagcctgtaggaagaagataagcctgacttctgaagaaatcagaaaacaagattggcctgcacatctgaagctggccagaagtttgtcccccaaaagagccgttttggattcaatggACAAAtgaaattcaaatcatttgatcctcaaaatacaactataaaaggacaagcaatcctcttggatcattgccgattgatacagaaaatacaagtgagaaagatacaaattcaaaacactcaaaaacaagaaagagatcttacaccaactttctatttcttgtgtaaatgctagattgattgtctgtaatcatctaaagtattctttatctgaaaaagaacaatcaattgtaatattgagagtgttgtgttgagtactcggtattaagtactcagtggtagagaaatctaggtgctgggttgtagcacttagtaggagttgagtagacgaatagaggaaggtactcttgcatattcagctgccttgtaaccggtttgtgctctacctttaaagagctcagtattggattctaaaagcccggaggagtctggggactggacgtaggcggagaggccgaaccaggataagtcatactgagtaatttctaactctcttaatatatatatatatatgtgtgtgtgtgtgtgtgtgtgtgtgtgtgtgtgtgtgtgcatgtgttgcttgttatatttactcagcatataaactgtgtaaagctgacactgagtaaattagagtgctgagttggaagctgaccacaaaagtgtcaattcccaactcacaagtgaaacagtcttagtcaacatctcacactaagatcggccaagctgaccaaagctgagttaataaactcactaaaattatcaagtcagcaagatta is drawn from Euphorbia lathyris chromosome 9, ddEupLath1.1, whole genome shotgun sequence and contains these coding sequences:
- the LOC136207140 gene encoding acetyl-coenzyme A carboxylase carboxyl transferase subunit alpha, chloroplastic encodes the protein MATTSHSPVAFTGTAASDLLRSSSNGISGIPLRTLGRARFNSKTGSFSVVAKVRKVKKQEYPWPDNPDPNVPGGILSHLSPFKPLKEKPKPVTLEFEKPLLDLEKKIIDVRKMANETGLDFTDQILSLENKYQQALKDLYTHLTPIQRVNIARHPNRPTFLDHVFSITEKFVELHGDRAGYDDPAIVTGIGTIDGKRYMFMGHQKGRNTKENIMRNFGMPTPHGYRKALRMMYYADHHGFPIVTFIDTPGAYADLKSEELGQGEAIAHNLRTMFGLKVPIISIVIGEGGSGGALAIGCANKLLMLENAVFYVASPEACAAILWKTAKASPKAAEKLKITATELCKLQIADGIIPEPLGGAHADPSWTSQQIKNAINEHMDELKKMDIPDLLKHRMLKFRKIGGFQEGIPIDPKRKVNMKKKEEPVAGKTPVIELEGEVEKLKEQISKAKESSSKPPQLALDEMIGKLKREVDLEYSEAVKAMGYADRFSALREEFRNASSKDQFMHPVLMDKIEKLKNEFTQNLSLAPNYASLKYKLDMLAEFSKAKSITEKKVKGMKLKEEINKKLREVLDRSDIKEKMEALEAEVQDGELDEQMKEKIVTMRKEIELELANVLKSTGLDVEIIRSKTKELSEQTLFPDLKSKVQSLNEQTNKKIEDSINSSDLKNMIDVLKLELAKAGQKPDAQAKNKIEALEQQIKHKLSAIINSSELKDKHEELLGEISKAIEVVGGSDGSLKSDDTANGSSSVDKPRVGFNVGVNRSFA